AATGAAATTTTACCATCAATAGTAAATGAACCTGTTAGTTTACCAATAGGACAAGTTATGAAGGAAGAAGATATCTCACAACATTCATTAAACGTATGCTTACTTGTTGTAAGAACTGGTATAGCTATAGGTCTTAATCAAGAAAAAATAGAGCAACTAGCTAAAGCTGCACTTTTACATGAAGTAGGAAAGTTAATTCAAAAAAGTGATAAAAGATTAGAAGAAATACCCTATGAAGAGCTTGGATATAGATACTTAAAACAGAAGCATAGTTCCGTATTAGTATATACTACAGTTAGATTTCAAAACGAAACTATTGATGGAAAAGGAACATTAAAAATACCTGAATCAAATCAAAATGAATTAGTGAAAATATTAAGCATTTGCAATTATTATGAATCATTATTGAGAACTACCCATTTACTTCCCCACCAATGTTTTGAGAAAGTACAGGCACTTGTAAATACAAAGTTCGATACCAAAGTATTTGAAGCCTTTAGAAAGTCAATATACATATATCCTATAGGCCTACCGGTTAAATTAAATAATGGAGAAGAAGGGATTGTATTTAAACAGAATGAATTATATCCATTGAGACCTATAGTAAAGGCAAATGGACAGGAATATAACTTGTTAGAAAATCTATCTTTATTTATTGAAGAAGTACTAATGTAACTGTGGGGAGTAAATGAAAAAGCAGCTAATGGATAGCTGCTTTTTCTCTATATATTAAGGGGAGTTGCAAATGGTCATTATTATTAATTCATGAATTCACAATTAACAATTGTCAATTTTCAATTACTAACTAGTATCAATATATCTAAAGGTTTAAGGGTTAAGCTTATTTTACCACTTTCTACATTGTAAGTTTCATTTGTTAAATAGTTTTTATAAACCTTGTTATCAGTAGGTATATTAACAGTAACTTCTTTCTTTTTATTCTGTACATTCATAACTACTATAACAGATTCTCCATTATTTTCTCTTATATATGACATGAAGTAACTATCATGGTCTAACAATTCAAATTTATCTGATTTTAAAGCTTCATTAGTATTACGAAGCTTAACCAAATTTCTATAAAACTTAAGTATCTCTGAACTTTCTACCTTATCCCATTTCATATCTCTTCTATTATCAGGGTCATTACCACCTTCCATACCTATTTCTGTACCATAGTATATTATAGGTATAGCAGGATAAGTCATAATAAATGTTAAAGCTTGTTTTAAATACTGCTGTCCATATTCTCCAGCTAATGTTACGAATCTTGTATTATCATGGTTATCTATAAACAACCCGTTTATATTTGGGTCAGAAAATCTATATTCCTTTTCTATTGCATGGATTAGCGATGTAGTCTTACCAAATCTCTTAAATGTATTAGTTATACCTTTATACATTGAATAGTTTGTGACTCCATCTATCCCTAATTGATGATATAGCTCTAAATATCCAGTACTATCGCTCCAAACCTCACCTAAAAGGTAAAAGTCAGGATATTTAGATTTGATAGTATGAGCAAATTCATTCCAAAATTCTTTATCAACATGTTTTACTGTATCCAATCTCATCCCATCTATTCCTGTTTGTTCTATCCACCATAAAGCGTTTTTAAATAAATATTTTTTTACCTCAGGATTATCTTGGTTAAGGTCAGGTAATCCTGCTAACCATCCGTTTTCAACCTGTTCCTGGTCAGCCCAGTTAGTGATTTCTAACTTAGGATGGAACCAATCTTTTTTTTCATTATCCTTTAACCAAGGGGATTTATATCCTGTATGATTAACTACATGGTCTAATATAACTTTAATATCCCTTTTATGTGCTTCCTTTACTAACGTTTTCAAATCTTCTAAAGTACCCAAATGTGGGTCTACACTATAAAAATCAGTAATCCAGTATCCATGATATCCATAGGGTTGATTTTTCATTACAGGAGTAAGCCATATCGCAGTAGCTCCCAATGATTTTATGTAATCAAGCTTTTCAATTACCCCTTTGATGTCCCCACCATGATATGCTCTCGGATTATTTTTATTTACATCATTAAAATTATTATTCGAAGTGTCACCATCATTAAAACGGTCTGTCATTATAAAATAAATTAAATCATTTTGTGAAAAACTTCCACCGTCATTATCTACTTCATAT
Above is a genomic segment from Caldisalinibacter kiritimatiensis containing:
- a CDS encoding HD-GYP domain-containing protein produces the protein MRLAKLDENILNKKLALTIKSSTGRKLIQNNVVLSERVIKRLKSNGLNAIYIEDENVDVELRESITEDKRIQIIQKLNEIYSDIQRGQYNDIEFGRFIRNEILPSIVNEPVSLPIGQVMKEEDISQHSLNVCLLVVRTGIAIGLNQEKIEQLAKAALLHEVGKLIQKSDKRLEEIPYEELGYRYLKQKHSSVLVYTTVRFQNETIDGKGTLKIPESNQNELVKILSICNYYESLLRTTHLLPHQCFEKVQALVNTKFDTKVFEAFRKSIYIYPIGLPVKLNNGEEGIVFKQNELYPLRPIVKANGQEYNLLENLSLFIEEVLM
- a CDS encoding alpha-amylase family glycosyl hydrolase; its protein translation is MFKKTISIIIIVCMLVLSIGCESTDTQPKQNVENTKSKEHDTIKYEVDNDGGSFSQNDLIYFIMTDRFNDGDTSNNNFNDVNKNNPRAYHGGDIKGVIEKLDYIKSLGATAIWLTPVMKNQPYGYHGYWITDFYSVDPHLGTLEDLKTLVKEAHKRDIKVILDHVVNHTGYKSPWLKDNEKKDWFHPKLEITNWADQEQVENGWLAGLPDLNQDNPEVKKYLFKNALWWIEQTGIDGMRLDTVKHVDKEFWNEFAHTIKSKYPDFYLLGEVWSDSTGYLELYHQLGIDGVTNYSMYKGITNTFKRFGKTTSLIHAIEKEYRFSDPNINGLFIDNHDNTRFVTLAGEYGQQYLKQALTFIMTYPAIPIIYYGTEIGMEGGNDPDNRRDMKWDKVESSEILKFYRNLVKLRNTNEALKSDKFELLDHDSYFMSYIRENNGESVIVVMNVQNKKKEVTVNIPTDNKVYKNYLTNETYNVESGKISLTLKPLDILILVSN